The genome window atttgcagTTGAGTTGGGACTTGGTAATTGGAagatatattgaaaatactagCATAACGTTAGTCTATCAAGGTCTGAATGTTGTATAATTGTAATATTAACAACAAATTGaggtatttgtttttaatatttatagtaCAAACAATGTATGAAtataaggaaaataatattcagCTGGAAGTACTGAAAATCAAAATCGAGCGAACTAGGAAATCGATAGAAATTTTCTGTTAAGAGCGTCGTTATTTCTAAAGGATTAACTGGGCAATAATCAACCATTTATTCATAAGGCATACTCATTTCTGTATATGACAaggaattaatttcaattagaaTTTCTTTAAGCTCCATTTTTATGGctgaattaataattgatttttctcaCTGTGAGTTCTGCTTGTAAAACCAATTAAAGAACCAAGAAAATCAACCGCTCTGCAATCTCATCTTTGCATTAAAGGGAtccttcaatttaaatatttatttttaaagggaaGTTGAAGTAATGTTGTGAGAAATATATGGCAATGCTAGGGAATTGCGATACCATAAGCATACAACTAACATATAACGATGATAAAAATTTCCAGAACTGCATGCTTTCCTGAGCAATATCCAGACTATAACTGTAATACTGGGCAGTGTTGgcaattaatgtaaaaaatttaagtctGTGATTTACTACTCctcacatattttaaatatttagtatatacagggtgtaacatatcaacATGGAGCTATTTCAGGGGGCTATAGTACTTTgcaaactaataaaatattgttaataggcccatggtcaaaaacgcattattttcgatatatagggtggtaaactttcacatttttttcacacCACAGGACATTTCCAACTTTAGCAATAGATTATAGTGGAACTTAACTCAACAGTGATCTATTATCGTGATTCAGTTGGTGCTCCACATCAATacattatgtatttaattcaCCACACTTCGGTGcctacatatttaattaaattctagaGTCAAACTCGGCTCCCTAAATTCCCACCATCACTGCTCTATTTGACTTGCATGTGCAAATATTTGCTTAAATAAAGATATCTGGACATTTCTCATTGGCACCAATTACTTCCtgtgcaaaattattttcaactgTTGCTGGCGTAAGTCGTTTTACTTCAAAACCAGAACAGTGAGATCATTGAATAATCAAGCCTTCGCGGTTTTAGCTACATGTAGATATTTGTATAAAGGTGCAAATGCATGGAAAtatgcaataaattaattctaaaataatcaaaaagaCTATTGGTATTTTCTTTCATCAGAGCTGCATACATGTTAGAGGCTTACTgatcgtaaaaaaaaaatctttctctACCGCTAACAACTTGGGATTATTACGCGCTGATCATaaacttttctattttaagagcattaaaaaataatgtcttGTTGGTTATGCGTGTTATATCCTGCGACAATAGTCCATTAACTCGGGATATTAAAAGCTGCCATAGCGGTTTAATGAGATTATAgggtttaaattatttttgcagcTGCGGATTACGAAAACAATCACTTTTATAAATAGGCGTATGGTTCGATGATCAAAAGCAATAAACAGCATATCCGCTAATTCAATGgaagaaggaaaaaagttaaaggtCGCAAGAGGTTTTGCGATCGGGGAACTAAGATAGTGGTTCTTATCAAGAAGCTAAAACTCCccaaaaaatggcatttttttaagtaaaggaCATAAAGTTTAGCTACGTTTATTCTTCGCTTCTCCTCCCACCCCTTGCGCTTGAGATCAATTTAGGCCTGATTGAGTACTGAAAGGCAGCTGATAGTGTTGTTTAATGTTCAATTGCGAAGTGTATAATGAATTGTCTTATTCACTTTCGGACATCCCCCATTTTGGTGATAACCCAATAATTTTAGAGAGTGGATGTAATGTAAAAGCTAGAAGCGGTCATGATGATTCACAAGTAACAGTTAAGTGACACGTACATTTCTAATACCGCATAATCTATTAATCATGGGAAAATTGCATCATATACAAGGAGTTCCGTAATAGTATACCAAAAATTGGGGAGCGAATTTGTGAATGatcttaagaaaaaagttaatgtGGAAATGGATGCGTTTTTGCTTCCCGTCTCAAATATagtgataaaaatgtttttgtttttagttttccCTTAATAAGTCCGTTCCaggatttaatatttttatgaagataAGGAGCGTAAAATAGGTGtagaaacacatttttaaggggaaaacaatatttttaatttcaccagtggcgtccccATTGATGTAACCCCgaacattttaaacagaaaatgatacattactatttttttaaattaaataattttccgaAAGCTCCATATTTCTGGGGAAAAAAGGTCacttgaacatttttcgtAGCGTTAACCGTGTTcttatgaacttttttcttaaaatcattcaCATATTCATGACATGAATTTTTGACACATTATTGTAAAATACTTTCCATACATACTTCTATATGTAACTTATTCTTTTTCGTCCAAATCTACcaattgccaaaaaataattcttcagATAATGTATATCCccttaaatatgaattttaattgttttcgtttttttttaaaggtacATTATCGATCATGATGATCCCTCAGTGGGCCGAGCTTCCCTGGGTCATTGGATAATCAGAATCATTTTCTTGGTGCTCCAAATATCCCCCTTGTTGCGGTATATCGACACTCTGATATACGGAATCAGGAGCAAAGTAGCAGCAAAGACTGAGAGTGATAGCAAGCAGACGATATTGTACAGGTAAGCAACTCACAAATATGCAGATGCAGAATGGATTCAGAGATGGTGTTTCGCCGCTTTTCGAGTTCACAGAAGTCCGAGAAATAAAGACGACATACGTGATATTTTTCGCCTCATTTCATTTGTGTTTAAGTTTAGCTGGAATGTAACTTGAGCTTTAGTTTTGTGTACTGTAGCAATTGTGTAGACGCGCAGAATGACCTGTTACACAAAGCTGGTAGTCTGGGTAAAGTAAAAGTgcaagcaattttttttatcgcgTTAGATGCGGTGATATGGACATCAAGGTTAATCAGCCTTGAcgaatattcattttttgctcGACGTGTCGTCCGTTTTAGATATACCCGGCAATGATATAATGGAAGACCTCACATTAAGtgaataattctttatttgcAAGAAACTATTTTTGAGCATTAATTATACCGGTTACATACGAATGGGCATTTTAGAATTACTATGGCCTTTTCATCAGGGCCGGCTTGAGCAAGCCTGGCGCCCTGgccgaaatttttaatcatcatCCCCCCtacccccaagaaaaaccaTTGACCAGAAGAGTCTCCCTTTCTTCTTAATCTGCTGCCTTGGGTTGTCGTCCGTCTAGCCTTCCCCTCTCTACCCCCCATAATTGGCCGGTACTGCTCTTGAGGGAGGAACGTACCTTCGAGCGTCAAGAGCATGAACCAGAATCACGTTAACAACACCCACAAAGTGATCccgattattattttatttcgtatTACAAATGTCTGTTTGTCGTCTCGACAATATTGAATTGAATCATCTAAGAACTGATATCGAAGTcgtaaaaatttttactgcCTTTGGTAAAGGTACAGCTGATTGGTTAAAAAATCGATACGTGACACAAGATAATACACAGCggtctcaaaataaaaatgtctggCATAAGGACCTTGTAAACGATTATAGATAGACAGGGCCGGCCTCAGGAAGTCTGGTGCCCTGgacgaaattttttattgccacTTCTCTTGTCCAATGACAACCGCCGACCAAGAAAATCCTCCGTCCAACCTCGCTACTTCCCCATTAAACCGGTACTGCTCCTCATATCCCCTCAAAAAGACGTCTACTGAAAATCGTCGTCCAGGGCTAATTCACGCAACTACGAAGTAAATAAGTCCAAATTGAGACTACTAAAAACGTCTGTGTACAGTTGATCGACATTGGCCagtaaaaaactaatcgatGTTTAACGAGACTGGGCaaatacaattttctaaattgacGGGGTCGAAAAGTTAAGTAAAGCATTCGATATAAATAGATTGTAATCAATCAAAGCCGATTGGTAGTGTTACAGCTCGTTTCATCAGTAATTCACACAGATGAAGGACCTTATAGGTTTCCTAAGTTTTTCATTAAGGTCGAGCAACTGGAAGGTCTTCCTTGGGTTTTTTGTGGATGATTCAGATTATAGTGAAATACACTTTGAGTAGATGTAATTATGTGTTGTTTGTATCTGTCGGAATAACATGGAGAACATTCTCCatagttaataaattaatttagtaattAATGATATACTATGTATGTGGGATCCGTTAGTCGGATCGCTTGAACTCTTctgtatatatgtaaaaaacttctctattttccAACAAGGTCGAGACACGATTGAGATGTCTCTAAGTTGTACAAAGTGATAAGTTAAATGTTCAGTGGAACTTTAGTTATCTCTGTTAGTTCTAAGGTGAAAAGAGATGTGGGGGGATTGCTATACCCTATAGGACGCCGATGTGTGTGGCAACTTGGTTAGCAATAttctcgtcaattaagagaattttgcaatcgttatctttgtgtaatatttatatttgttgaTTGAtgtctaaccaccctttgtcggcaCTGGTAAGAAAGTACAGCCGCGCTTTGTCAGCATTCATAAAAAAGTACCGACCAAGCACTATCAGTAACGCTGTAATGCCGCAAATGGTGTCATAAATCAATAACTGCtctctagccagggtacggtactgttttattacccttagatttagtatttaagatcgCCCCGAACTTAAAAGGTCTTGTTTTTTTCGAGTGGCTTATCTGTACCTATTATCTATGGAgcagaaatcaaaatagtgtACCCATCATTGGAACAAAACCCAAGATAACGATATTAAAAAACCTATATGTATAGGAAGACAAACTAGCGAATTTACTACTACTCAACCGCACCTTCGCCCTTCTGTATCTCGACTCTCCGTTTTCTTTCCttgcattttcttttcaattctGAGAAGGTCCAAAAGGAAATTCCTCGACACTTGACTATCTAGTAACAGCGGTAATGGTAACTTCGCTCGAGAGTGCTTCATCTCAAGATCTCTATCAGTTTGcccataattattttatcaccAATTCTAATACCATAATACGTATGAACTGCTAAATTTTCGATATATCTATACTGAACAAAATCTCATTGGCGGCTTAATTTATATTACTTCCTTAAGCAGCTGAATTTGCTAAATGAGCTGAAACGGATATTGACACACTCTATATAGCGGTGCAAAGGCGGTTGCAGCCTCCCTCATGATACCCCTAATCTAATCTTATTACGAGATTAATGTTCAGAATATTTTCGGAGAGAATAAGTTAACATTTCTAAGATTTTTCTATGTACTACACATATATTGATAGCTCCCTCCATTTGTTAAACTAAACACTCACTAAGCCACcaataattagtaataaattcGTCTAGAAATTTACGTTAACATCTCGTGCTCTTGCACTTTCCGGATTTTTCCTGCTGAACTTAGTCATAACATGCTTTTTCTTTCAGACGAATGCTGGACGAGGACACGAACAGCTCATTGCTGAGACTATTCCATTGTTTCCTGCATTGCGCCCCGCAAGCAGTTATGCAGCTCGTTTTCCTGCTGAGTTTTGTGATAAGCCCCGAGAGAAACACTTATTCCATAAAATTAGGTCTGCACCTTGTCCCTATTCTTCCATGATTTCATCCAAAAATAATCTGGCATCTTCCAGATGTACTAATCATCCAAGCCTGGACAGTATTTACTTCAGTTATATCTATAGCCTGGTCTCTGACGTCCTACCACAGATCCGTGAGGTTCGCCAGGGACGACAAGAACAAGATCAAGTGGATCGGACTTCTTGTTGCCTTTTGTTGGCAACTGATGAGTGCACGTAAGTTTCCTTTGCTTCTGCTTTTTGTGCGGAAATACTGGTAAGAAAATATCCGCATCAAGCAGCCATTTAGTGAATAATTCAACGGTTTGCTGCTGGAAGGTTTGGGAGCGTAGGTGGAACATTCACCCCAAGTTCTCCCATTCAGGATATTTATACTATTGAAACAAATATATCGATATCAGGATTATAATAGTCCAGACATTATCATGTGATGTGTTTGAAACTTCATAAACTATTAATCCATTGGGGCAAGTTTCGGAGTGCTTCTCAATAATTCATAAATGTTAAGCTATTTCTAAAATCGGAATTTCCGAAATCGGCGCTTCGACCTTGCATTTGAGACCCCGAATAGTTCACGCTTGATTAACTCAAGACTCAAGGTTAGACGCGTATTACAGTTTTACGTTGTTTTCGTGCAGCTGTAATTTTCCAGTCCCGAAATTTACGGTTTTGCGATAATGTCTGTGTACAGGGCAGGTCTGAGCAAGCCCAGTGCcttgggcgaaatttttaatcactgtCCCCGTACTCTCAAGAAAAATCTCCGACAAGGGAAGTCTAACTACCCATTCACCCATTAACGCCGGTACTGTTTATTCCAGTGGGTGTTGGCAATTATTTCAACTTGCAGTTCACTTactaatcaaaataattagaaGTTATTTATAGAGAgattatgtaattttaatttcattctaTTTTTGACGCGTTTTCTCATTGGTTCGTATGGCGTTCTTCTACAGTTTAACCTTCATGacaaaatatgtgtttttgaTCCTACCCATTTGATACATTCAGGAGAAGCAATAGTTATGCAACGTTTTGACAAATTCGGAGCAAAAACGACACTTAGCcggcatttaaatttatttgaagcgCGGCGCCCCGTTTGGTAAAAACCCCAACAGTTGCCTAACTGTTGACTCCGCCGAACCAGTCGTTGTCCACCATATCGTAATTATGTTACGTGCGATTAAGTGGCTACAGCGCACGTACGAAATTAACTATTATCGCTTAATTTCGGATTTAGTCTAGCAAttcagttattattttttatttcaagcaCCCTGGGAGATTAATAACTTTATTCCTTATCGTCAACTCACATAATCGTTGGGTTGAAATggattcaaaatattgtccctatttaaaatatgcaaatcatGCAACATTCACAattaattttccctttttttccAGTGTCCAGGATCCTTGCCTTAAGCCTCTTGGCAGCAATCCTTCCCGCGTGGATGGGGGTGGTGTGCGCCCTCCATTGGGGCGTCATGTCCATCTGGCTGGCCATCGGTCAGCACCAGACGGCTGCTTGTGGGAGCAGATGCGAAGAACTGCTACTTTCAATAGCCTTGGGCTTGGCGTACGTGTTGGCCTTCATTGCGCCGAGAGACGGACCAACCAGATACGTGTATCTGGCTTATTACTTAGTGTGCTTTATGGAGAATACTGCTGCCTTAGTGGTTTGGTAAGTAAATCCATTTGGATCATGCTAAACCGGAAAAAAATCGGCAAAGTAATATCAAAATAGGATTATActacttatcataaaaattgcaataccTAAAAATGCAcatattttattggaatttatATGGTAAATATATTGACAACACTACATAAAATAAACGAAGTAACTTTCAAGTCAACCGAAGTCCAGaaagtctttaaaattctaatagtGTGTATCATCACCTCGTGAATTTACATACTCAGTAACTCGTCTaagcatatttttaaacaaatgaTCGATGTTCTCTTGAGGTAGTGTATCCAAGGCGACTTAAATTACATTTCGTAACTTTGCTAAAATACATGGTGGCTTCTTCAGTGTGGTAACTCTTCTTCCTATCATGTCCTATACGTTGTCTGTGGAGGAAAGATCAGGACAGCGTGAAGGCCGAGGAAGCACATTAACATTACAATGTTGTAAATGAGCTACAGTTACACAAACAATATATGGCTGTCCATTGTCTTGCTAAAAAAGCATGTTTCCAATACGCTAAATGTGTGGTATAGTTACTAGTTCTAACACTTCTTGTATGTAACTTTTTAGATATTTGAGTATAAGAATCCATATCCGGAAGTATTTTCCTAAGGCGCTACGGCCTTCTGATGCTTTAACacagttatgtgcaaaaatgagttttatcGAGATTTGGTGCGTttcgttttaatttgtttttacacaataacactacagtaattgttcaaaatgtcatCCTTGAGCTCAAATACACTTATTTGACGTTCATAGTATTAGCGGActtggctaaaaatttgataaaccCGAGACTACATATCTccacagaaagaaatctaaaggtaTTAGATTAGATGACTTAGGGGGCCACGGAACTGGGCCACCTCTGCCAATTGAATGTTGTCCGAACGGATGATTCAAATACTGACGGAGTTGAACAGAAAAGTGTGCAGACGCACCATTATGTGGCAATTCCATTTGCTGTTGAACCTTTAATAGGtcgttttcaaaaagttccGACAGGGCGTCTTGTAAAAAACGCCTATCTTTAGGAAGACATTTTCGGACATATGTTCTTACATTCAAATATCTTCTATCGTTGCACTGAATAATTTCTAGAGGTTTAATCTCATGGttctgaatcaccctgtaagtaaaaaatggtttatcATAAGTAGTATATAATAAGCGGTTAAGTGTCAATTTCGTTGGCTAGCAAATAATTAACGCGGCTATTGCACGCTCCAAACTCATCATAAAACAATGATGCAGCAAATACctatttaattgaataacgAGGCTTTTAAGTTTTCTGAGAAGTAATAACCACTTAACCGGATAATCCGTATTGACGTTCGTGGTCCACATGATCAAATATAGAACACGTTTATGTCACCATTCTAATTCTAGTTCTTTGGtcaatttaattgttgttCGTCGGTTATTGatttacaaataaatgtttccGAATAACCTTAATCTCTTACTACTCTACTGTcttaagtaatattttaattagtttctcCTCTTTTTAGGTGTGTTACAAACAACTCATCAAGCAATCCATTCCTATATTACGGAGCGGCGGGCAGTCAAGTGATTAGCTTCGCTCTAGCAATAgcttttctaattatttactACAAATACTGCCATCCTTCTCTGTCACAACGGTCAAAGTACCCGACCGACACTTGCATTGAGAACGACAAGCCTTGTTACAGTAAGACTTCGTATAACTTTAGGACTAGCTCTTGATCCATCGTTTTcgtctaattttcaatttccaatcgaccaaaaattgaaaattaaacgaATCCCCAGAATTGTTTTGTACATAAAAAAACAGTATATTTGTAAAGTATTAGTATAAATATTTCACTTGATACCAGTATTTTCGGGCGATGTTTGTTGGTCTGTGACATTGTTGTTGAGTAGTTggtatgtttattttttttacctagTTCTTGTTGGGTGTGTGTTTGCATTGAAGACGCGCATGATTAAAGGAAAACTTATCGACTATCATTACAGTGCTTTTCTTGTAAACGGGATTAGACTGTATGCAGAATATATACTATTGAATTAGACACCACATGTTAATGAGCAATCGCTATCCTGCTAGCAAGTTAACGAAGATGCCTTTATGGGGTGCTAATAGCTGttatattattgtttgatGTTGTGTCAAGAGAGGCTCGCATACAGTGTTTGCAAAAGGGACTAGGTTCCTGGTTTTTGAGCCAAAAGGTTTATTAACATATAcaaatatatggggtgtcaGATTTCTACCTCTTAAGAACCTTCGGATACCGAAGGGTAGTTCAGGTTGTTTGTAGCTGGGGGCGAATTGAACTGCTCACAGACTTATAATAGTGAAACTGTATTAAGTAATTGGTCAAAAGTtatattgaaacaaatttataagGAGTTAATAGTAAATGGCAAAATATGCTTATGAGCCGACAAGGCTGTAGTAGATCGACAGATACAGAGTTAAACAGGATATTAGTTACACTCTTTTGACGTTCTTATGAGGGTTAGAAACATTTCCTCACTACTGACAGCAGAACATCCGGTTGCTTTTCATgggtataaaaatttttcggcTTAGGACTAAACTTTTGGTACTTAGTATTGTAAGacatatttattaacatatatATACACTCTTTAACATAGCTATTAAAGAGTTGCTCAAAAGGGTACATTGTGTgcaccaatttttttcagttgttCATACAGAACTGTAGtgtctcgatttttttttcaaattttctattgCACAAATCACATGTCGCTATTTTTTCACCTTAACTTGAATTACGCAAAAAGCGTTTCTTTCTCCacttttttggtaaattttatttcgcaCAGTTCAGCATTCAGAACTTACacataacaaatattttaaaataaataaaatgatactTTACCtaagtttcgaatttttagcGTGTACGTGAAAATAGGTACAAtgtaataaaatcacaaaatggaattttacagGCATATGTGCTTAAAATTACATAGTTtgtcattaatatttaaaagtctTTTTGCTAACATTAGTGTGGATGTAAACCCACTCAATAAATCAAATATCGCCGCAAAGTTAGATAGCCGCCCCATACATTCTCATTAGCTTTTTTCGCCATATTGCCAATTGGCTAAGTATGTCtagaaaactttattatataTACACAGACAcgtcaacattttttttatgattgttCATTAGTATCTGTTTTCATTGTATAATGtattacaaatttatgtaagaaaaaaaactgtggTAACTATTTTATAAGGTAAAGGCAACTTGgccttaataaataatagttaaAGGAAGTGAGTAGGTAGTTAAAGAAAGAAGGctgtaaattaaatatttatctatACAATAATATGTTTAGGACTTTATATTTCTGAACTAGAATtgttttatacatattatatgCCAGCCAAAGTGCCAAAACATTACTACCCATAAATCAAGTCGTTTTTCTAACTAACGGGCACctataaaactttttagtgAAGATTTTATGGCATATTATACACCTGTCACGATAAGttacaacatttttctaaCAAGTATTGCTACTGCGaactgtaaaataataatatgacCATTTCGACCAAAAAAACAGACAGGGTTAGCTTTTGTAGAAACCATTTTGTATGTGCCTAATTAgtgtatttgtttaaattttatatttgtatgAGAAAAACTCGATTGATCCAGCACAAAATATGTAAGTATATAGGTTAAAGATTCCTAAACaatagcttaaaaaaataaaatatttagatgccttaaattttaatttattacatttaggTAATTCACCGGTTATAAACTTAATCCACCTTTAGacaataaatgtaataaatttttttcccatgCACCTAATAAGGCGCATGTTGATGTTTAATTCAGagtaaaatattgttataagTTCCAATAAGTACCTTGTGCATTTAGTCTACCAGTATAAAAGTAATATGTGATGGTTAAGGAGTACCTACCCTATTGAagtatattttatacatttaaaaattgttataaatgtGGGAAATATTTATGTACTCACTGTCATTAAGCCAAGATGtattataagaaaattatgactttaaaattttttttctatagacTTAAAGTATTGAGTTTTGAGACGCCCCAAAAAATCTTTCTCAGAGGTTTAGATTAagtaaaatgtataaaatcaggacaatt of Euwallacea similis isolate ESF13 chromosome 3, ESF131.1, whole genome shotgun sequence contains these proteins:
- the LOC136419608 gene encoding XK-related protein 6-like, which produces MPEICTVVHFSRESSMTRIDTIKPNEHPGKISESSHSFGAFYVCCIVLSILTYLADLVLTIILLYFYSTQGHGVYFALTLTFVLLPAICMSTVSLRWYIIDHDDPSVGRASLGHWIIRIIFLVLQISPLLRYIDTLIYGIRSKVAAKTESDSKQTILYRRMLDEDTNSSLLRLFHCFLHCAPQAVMQLVFLLSFVISPERNTYSIKLDVLIIQAWTVFTSVISIAWSLTSYHRSVRFARDDKNKIKWIGLLVAFCWQLMSALSRILALSLLAAILPAWMGVVCALHWGVMSIWLAIGQHQTAACGSRCEELLLSIALGLAYVLAFIAPRDGPTRYVYLAYYLVCFMENTAALVVWCVTNNSSSNPFLYYGAAGSQVISFALAIAFLIIYYKYCHPSLSQRSKYPTDTCIENDKPCYSKTSYNFRTSS